The following proteins are co-located in the bacterium genome:
- a CDS encoding NAD(P)-dependent oxidoreductase, translating to MTIGVLGLGNLGRAVAERFAAGGRPLIVWNRTEEKAEGLPAAIAAGPADLVTEVDVVVVSLFDSDAAQAVFEGRDGLLAGAVAGKLVIDLTTHDARRIEWFAGAVKERGGAYIEAPVLGSAPMARRGMLTVLAGGAPGDFARALPLLEVIGRDVLYLGRIGEATRLKLINNLVLAGYMAALGEALALGERLGLTRERVIDVLGRGAGNGSVLSSKKGKLEADDFSPNFSVNGLLKDLRYIEGLAEDVGRPLVAGRVAHELYEKTLEAGQGEMDYSVVYETFKA from the coding sequence ATGACGATCGGAGTCTTGGGACTCGGGAATCTGGGTCGGGCGGTCGCCGAGCGCTTCGCGGCGGGCGGTCGGCCGTTGATCGTCTGGAACCGCACGGAAGAGAAGGCCGAGGGGCTTCCAGCCGCCATCGCGGCCGGCCCCGCCGATCTGGTCACGGAAGTGGACGTCGTCGTCGTCTCCCTTTTCGACAGCGACGCGGCGCAGGCGGTCTTCGAGGGGCGCGACGGCCTGCTCGCGGGGGCGGTCGCGGGGAAGCTGGTCATCGACCTGACGACGCACGACGCGCGCCGGATCGAGTGGTTCGCCGGCGCGGTCAAGGAACGGGGCGGCGCCTACATCGAGGCGCCGGTGCTCGGCAGCGCGCCGATGGCCCGCCGCGGGATGCTCACGGTGCTGGCCGGCGGCGCTCCCGGCGACTTCGCGCGCGCCCTGCCGCTGCTCGAGGTGATCGGGCGGGACGTCCTCTATCTCGGGCGGATCGGCGAGGCCACGCGGCTCAAGCTGATCAACAACCTCGTCCTCGCCGGCTACATGGCCGCGCTGGGCGAGGCGCTCGCGCTCGGCGAACGGCTCGGCCTGACGCGGGAGCGGGTGATCGACGTCCTCGGGCGCGGCGCGGGGAACGGCTCGGTCCTCAGTTCGAAGAAGGGGAAGCTGGAGGCGGACGACTTCTCGCCGAACTTCAGCGTGAACGGCCTGCTCAAGGACCTGCGCTACATCGAGGGACTGGCGGAGGACGTCGGGCGGCCGCTCGTCGCCGGGCGCGTGGCGCACGAGCTGTACGAGAAGACGCTCGAGGCCGGGCAGGGGGAGATGGACTACTCGGTCGTCTACGAGACATTCAAGGCCTAG